The DNA window CTGTTGTATCTCCTTTCGTAAGCATTGTGTTCTGAATATAAATACCATCAGATGTAGTAAAGCCTACTCTATAACCATTATTCTTAACAATATGGGAGATCAATCTTGTTGTTGTTGTTTTACCATTGGTTCCAGTTACTGCAATAATAGGAATGGTAAATGGTTTCCCTTGAGGATAAAGCATATCTACAACCGGAGCTGCAACATTTCTTGGAAGACCCTCACTTGGTGCCAGGTGCATTCTGAATCCAGGAGCAGCATTGACCTCAATAATCGCTCCACCACTTTCTTTAAGAGGCTGCGTTAAATTTTCGGCCATTATATCAATACCACAAACATCTAAACCAATGATTTTAGAGATTCTTTCGGCCATTGTAATGTTTTCGGGATGTACCATATCCGTTACATCAATCGAAGTTCCCCCTGTTGAAAGGTTCGCTGTAGATTTTAGAAATACAATTTCTCCTTTTTGAGGAACAGTCTCCAATGTATAATGGAGTTTTTCCAAAAGCTCTAAAGTATCTTTATCAATTTGTATTTCCGTTAATACATTTTCATGTCCATATCCTCTTCTAGGATCTTTATTTTCTTTTTCAATAAGCTTTTCAATATTCAATTCTCCGTCACCAACAACATGGGCTGGAACCCTTCTTGCTGCAGCAACCATTTTATTATCTATAACAAGAACCCTGAAATCATATCCGGTGATATATTTTTCTACAATCGTCTTCTTAGAATATTTTTGAGCATGTTCTAAACCGACTTTGGCACTCTCCCAATCATTAACATTAATGGAAGATCCCTTTCCATGGTTTCCATCTAAAGGCTTAAGAACAACGGGATACCCTATCTTTTTAATGACCCTGTCTAAACCCTCTTCATCAATCACCAAATCTCCAATCGGAACCGGGATAGCTGCATCATGGAGCATTTTCTTTGTCAGTTCCTTATTACATGCAATATCTACCGCAATTGAGCTCGTCTTTCCAGTAATCGTTGCCTGAAATCTTTGCTGATTAACACCATATCCCAGTTGAACTAAAGAATTAGTTCCTAATCTAATCCAAGGGATCTTTCTTGAAACGGCTTCCTCTACAATACTTCCTGTAGATGGACCTAAACGAACACGTTCCCTGATTTCTTTTAGTGTATGAATACATTCGTTGATATCATATTCTTTGCCTTCAATTAAAGCTTCGGCAATTTTCACGGCTTCTTCGGCAGCATAAATCCCGGCATTCTCTTCAATATAATCAAAAACAACATTGTAAATTCCCGGAGATTTAGTTTCCCGGGTTCTTCCGAAACCTGTATCCATACCTGCTAAGGTTTGGATTTCCAGAGCAATATGCTCTATTACATGTCCCATCCAGGTTCCTGTTTCTACTCTATGAAAAAAACCACCATGTACTCCTTCCGAACATCGATGGGTAATTAAGGACGGCATCATTTTTTCTATCCGCTCCCTGAATCCATCTATTTTATTGGTAGGAAAATTCTCCATCTCTTCAAGATCCAACCTCATCTGTATCAGCTTCTTTCTTCTGATACTCCAAATATTTGGACCACGTAAGGCCTGTATCTTCTCAATTTTCATAGTCAATTTGCATTTTTCTTGATTAATAATAACATCTTCTAAAATCAAAGATAATGTAAAAGCATAAACAAAACCATAGGCCATTTAAAGATTTCTTAAAAAAAAATTAGTTATCATTAACAATCTTAAAAACCTAAAAATCAATTTATATGTATTTGATATTTCGTCAAATATTAATAATTTTTTAAATTTGCATACTATGATGAAACCCGTTGGAAAATTAATTGTTATCGGAGGCGCTGTAAATAAAGGAAGTTTTGCAGAAACCGATTATGATCAGAATATAGAAAAGAACCTTAATTTTTTTGAAAGAGGTATTTTAAGAAAGATCATTAATGAATCTAAGCTAAAAGAAAACTCTATTATAGAAGTAGTGACTACTGCTTCACAAATCCCACAAATTGTAGGAACCGAATATAAGAAGGCTTTTGAGTTTTTAGGTGCAAAAAATGTTAACATTCTTGATATCCACAACCGTGAAGAAGCCAATTCTGATGCTATGGTAGCGAGAGCTAATGCAGCTGATGTTGTTATGTTTACGGGTGGAGACCAGCTTAGGCTTACCTCTATTCTTGGTGGAACAAGATTCCACGATACTATTTTATTAAAATATCAGGAACAGGATTTCATTTATTCCGGAACTTCTGCGGGAGCTGCTGCAGCTTCTGAAAACATGATTTACCAAGGAAGTAGTTCTGAAGCTTTATTAAAAGGAGAAATAAAAACGACACAAGGTTTAGGACTTATTGATAATGTAATTATTGATACCCACTTTGTACAAAGAGGAAGAATCGGAAGACTTTTTCAGGCTGTTGTCAATAATCCAAGAACATTGGGAATTGGTTTGGGAGAAGATACAGGCCTTTTCATACATAATGATGTAATGACGGCGGTAGGTTCTGGGCTTGTTATTATCGTAGATGGTAGATTTATCAAAGACACCAACCTTACCAATATCAATTTGGGAGAACCGATCTCTATCGATAACTTAACAGTACATGTAATGTCGATGAATGATCATTATGATCTTACTACAAAGACCCTGACTATAGAGAATTCACAGTTTAATCCAATTCCACAAGACAAATAATTAGTAAAAAGTAGAAAACAGAGATTTTACAAGTTTAATTAAATTTGTAAGCATCATTGTTGTTGACTTAATCCAGTATAAATATTCCTTATCAACAAAATATATATGAAAATAATTATCCATGGTGGATTTTTCTCTGAAAGCGATCAAAGCCATGAAGTAAAAGTTGCCAAACAAAATTCATTAAAAAATATAGCCCAAAAGGCTTTTGAGTTTTTACAGACTCATTCTGCCTTTGATACTGTGGCTTATGCCGTTTCTCTTTTAGAAGACGATGAACTTTTTAATGCCGGAATAGGCTCTCAGATTCAAAGTGATGGGATAATCCGTATGAGCGCTGCTATCATGGATGGTGAAACTCAGAAATTAAGTGGTGTCATCAATATTCAGGATGTAAAGAATCCTATTTTTGTGGCTAAAGATTTAATGAAAGAAGATGATCGTGTATTAGGAGGAAGAGGTGCTAAAAAATATGCTTCAGAGCACGGTTTTGAAAATTTTTCAACAGAAATTCCCCAAAGGAGAAAAGAATACGAAGCTAAACTTAATAATGGAGGAAAAGGAACTGTTGGCTGTGTTGCGATCGATCAGAATGGTAAACTGGCTGTTGCCACCTCAACAGGAGGAAAGGGTTTTGAAATTCCAGGAAGAATTTCCGATTCAGCAACTGTTGCCGGCAATTATGCCAATTCAGTATGCGCTGTAAGTTGTACAGGTGTTGGAGAAGATATCGTAAGCAATGCTACGGCAACAAAAATTGTAACAAGGGTTACAGATGGAATGACTTTAGAAAATGCCTTTCAGAAAACTTTTGAAGAATTAAAAACGATTGACGGATTTGCAGGTGCGATTGCTATTGATAAAAATGGAAATATCTATCACCAAGATTCTTATCCTACCATGGTCTTCGCAAGTTATGATGGTCAAAATTTTGAAATCTTCAATTAATTTAACATTATTTTAT is part of the Chryseobacterium paludis genome and encodes:
- the cphA gene encoding cyanophycin synthetase, which encodes MKIEKIQALRGPNIWSIRRKKLIQMRLDLEEMENFPTNKIDGFRERIEKMMPSLITHRCSEGVHGGFFHRVETGTWMGHVIEHIALEIQTLAGMDTGFGRTRETKSPGIYNVVFDYIEENAGIYAAEEAVKIAEALIEGKEYDINECIHTLKEIRERVRLGPSTGSIVEEAVSRKIPWIRLGTNSLVQLGYGVNQQRFQATITGKTSSIAVDIACNKELTKKMLHDAAIPVPIGDLVIDEEGLDRVIKKIGYPVVLKPLDGNHGKGSSINVNDWESAKVGLEHAQKYSKKTIVEKYITGYDFRVLVIDNKMVAAARRVPAHVVGDGELNIEKLIEKENKDPRRGYGHENVLTEIQIDKDTLELLEKLHYTLETVPQKGEIVFLKSTANLSTGGTSIDVTDMVHPENITMAERISKIIGLDVCGIDIMAENLTQPLKESGGAIIEVNAAPGFRMHLAPSEGLPRNVAAPVVDMLYPQGKPFTIPIIAVTGTNGKTTTTRLISHIVKNNGYRVGFTTSDGIYIQNTMLTKGDTTGPLSAEFVLKDPTVEFAVLETARGGILRSGLGFSQCDIGVLTNIKEDHLGMNDIHNLKDLTKVKRVVLDSVKKNGWSVMNADDEYSMRIVNDLDSNIAIFSLDENNPYIKKFAKEGKITCVYEEGFVTIKKGDWKIRIGRAKDFPITMEGKAKFMIANVLAASLACYLYGFGIEDISNSLRTFIPSAQLTPGRLNIFKFKNFKVLIDFAHNPDGYEAIEDYLKNVESTKKIGIISGVGDRRDEDIKLCGKIAGRMFDYIIIRNEKHLRGRKEEEINGLIIDGIHEAGRDVSYEIIPKEIEALKHAMGMAEEGTFITALSDVISNAIELVQEYQAKEFLEDDKI
- a CDS encoding cyanophycinase; this translates as MKPVGKLIVIGGAVNKGSFAETDYDQNIEKNLNFFERGILRKIINESKLKENSIIEVVTTASQIPQIVGTEYKKAFEFLGAKNVNILDIHNREEANSDAMVARANAADVVMFTGGDQLRLTSILGGTRFHDTILLKYQEQDFIYSGTSAGAAAASENMIYQGSSSEALLKGEIKTTQGLGLIDNVIIDTHFVQRGRIGRLFQAVVNNPRTLGIGLGEDTGLFIHNDVMTAVGSGLVIIVDGRFIKDTNLTNINLGEPISIDNLTVHVMSMNDHYDLTTKTLTIENSQFNPIPQDK
- a CDS encoding isoaspartyl peptidase/L-asparaginase, which produces MKIIIHGGFFSESDQSHEVKVAKQNSLKNIAQKAFEFLQTHSAFDTVAYAVSLLEDDELFNAGIGSQIQSDGIIRMSAAIMDGETQKLSGVINIQDVKNPIFVAKDLMKEDDRVLGGRGAKKYASEHGFENFSTEIPQRRKEYEAKLNNGGKGTVGCVAIDQNGKLAVATSTGGKGFEIPGRISDSATVAGNYANSVCAVSCTGVGEDIVSNATATKIVTRVTDGMTLENAFQKTFEELKTIDGFAGAIAIDKNGNIYHQDSYPTMVFASYDGQNFEIFN